In the Arachis ipaensis cultivar K30076 chromosome B10, Araip1.1, whole genome shotgun sequence genome, one interval contains:
- the LOC107623809 gene encoding probable beta-1,4-xylosyltransferase IRX9H translates to MASIRRTLSPVPRAGGVANLEVCSVGSPLSKSSSSPHSSFGSLDSRAFVLGVFSPRSLRSLERSKPKSQLWRKVLLHFFICFMIGVSIGFIPLASRNLSTSLMPKHQAFSFENTKIDFTSSINETTEFNATLNLAVKEQEQIDKVRNDVSNDKLLNEEPYLESQKLLIIVTQTVTNPFQAYYLHRLAQTLKLVSPPLLWIVVEMTSQSEETAEILRSSGIMYRHLVCKSNVTDTSLQGILQRNVALSHIETHRLDGIVYFADVDNIYSVEIFQQIREIRRFGTWTVAKLSGDKGSIVLQGPVCDGARVIGWHVNDSNRRSKRFHIEMPGFAFNSTILWDPKRWHRPTLEPIRQLDSVKESFRVSTLIEQVVEDESQMEGLMNNCSSVMVWHIDLEPSHSFYPQKWMIKNYLDVILPLV, encoded by the exons ATGGCATCTATTAGAAGAACTTTGTCTCCAGTGCCTCGAGCTGGAGGCGTGGCTAATCTAGAAGTGTGTTCAGTAGGATCTCCCTTGTCTAAGTCCTCGTCGAGTCCTCATAGCTCGTTTGGCTCACTGGACTCCCGGGCTTTCGTGCTCGGCGTTTTCTCGCCGAGATCTTTGAGGTCACTTGAGAGGTCAAAGCCAAAGAGCCAGCTCTGGAGGAAAGTGCTTTTGCATTTTTTCATTTGCTTCATGATTGGTGTTTCCATTGGATTCATCCCTCTTGCATCAAGGAACTTGTCCACTAGTCTCATGCCAAAGCACCAAGCATTCTCTTTTGAAAATACCAAGATAGATTTTACTTCATCAATTAATGAGACCACGGAATTTAATGCTACTTTGAATTTAGCTGTGAAAGAACAGGAACAGATAGATAAAGTGAGAAATGATGTTTCCAATGACAAATTACTCAATGAAGAGCCATATTTGGAGTCTCAGAAGCTTCTCATAATTGTGACCCAAACAGTAACCAATCCGTTTCAAGCATATTATTTGCATCGGTTGGCGCAGACTTTGAAATTGGTCTCGCCTCCATTGTTGTGGATTGTTGTTGAGATGACTTCCCAATCCGAAGAAACTGCTGAAATCTTGAGGAGTAGCGGGATTATGTATAGGCATCTCGTTTGCAAGTCGAATGTAACAGACACAAGCCTTCAGGGCATTCTTCAAAGAAATGTTGCGCTGTCTCACATTGAAACTCACCGGCTTGATGGAATTGTTTACTTTGCAGATGTTGATAACATCTATTCAGTCGAGATCTTTCAGCAAATCAGAGAGATAAG GCGATTCGGAACATGGACTGTAGCAAAACTATCAGGGGATAAAGGTAGCATTGTCTTACAAGGGCCTGTTTGTGATGGAGCTCGAGTAATCGGATGGCATGTCAATGACTCGAATAGGAGATCGAAAAGATTTCACATTGAGATGCCAGGTTTTGCCTTCAATAGTACGATACTCTGGGATCCAAAGAGGTGGCACAGACCTACACTTGAACCTATCAGGCAGCTAGACTCAGTTAAGGAAAGTTTTCGG GTTAGCACATTGATTGAGCAAGTGGTCGAAGACGAAAGCCAAATGGAAGGCTTAATGAACAATTGCTCTAGTGTTATGGTCTGGCATATTGATCTTGAACCATCTCATTCTTTCTATCCACAGAAATGGATGATCAAGAACTACCTAGATGTCATTCTTCCACTTGTGTGA